One window from the genome of Daphnia pulex isolate KAP4 chromosome 9, ASM2113471v1 encodes:
- the LOC124202841 gene encoding 26S proteasome non-ATPase regulatory subunit 9-like has product MDRPTREFALQLMASKEKMESELVELLDVLKSNNTDMTAPLVDNEGFPRSDIDVYQVRTVRQKVICLRNDLKNLTNQIESVLHNLHAQQREGAGIDENSKTSFLNEYDEHTVPFAKIGAVTEGSPAEKAGLKADDLILGFGSLRASNFSSLKDVAQIVQHRLECEIPLCIRRMEVLMQITLIPKPWNGKGFLGCVVLPFDTVDR; this is encoded by the exons ATGGATCGGCCTACGAGAGAGTTTGCCTTACAACTAATGGcatctaaagaaaaaatggaatcggAACTTGTAGAGCTCTTGGATGTTTTGAAGTCG aatAACACAGACATGACTGCTCCTCTTGTGGATAATGAAGGATTTCCACGCTCAGATATTGATGTGTATCAAGTTCGAACTGTGCGTCAAAAAGTGATAT GCCTTAGAAATGACTTGAAGAACTTAACCAATCAGATTGAAAGTGTTCTGCATAACCTTCATGCACAGCAGAGAGAAGGTGCTGGAATTGATGAAAACAGCAAGACATCTTTCTTGAATGAATATGATGAGCACACAGTCCCTTTTGCCAAAATAGGAGCAGTAACTGAAGGATCCCCAGCAGAAAAAGCA GGGCTTAAAGCCGACGATCTCATCCTTGGATTCGGATCATTACGAGCCAGTAACTTTAGCAGTTTGAAAGATGTGGCACAAATTGTTCAGCACAGACTGGAATGTGAAATCCCTCTTTGCATTCGGCGAATGGAGGTACTCATGCAAATCACCCTTATTCCTAAACCTTGGAACGGTAAAGGTTTTCTTGGATGCGTGGTATTGCCTTTTGATACCGTAGACCGttaa